A DNA window from Fibrobacter sp. UWB4 contains the following coding sequences:
- a CDS encoding biotin attachment protein, whose protein sequence is MKKIKFQDTSFRDGFQSIFGARVFMKDFMPAVEAAVKAGITHFEAGGGARFQALYQNCGEDAFDMMDEFRRVVGPKIRLQTLARGINVVALAPQPRDMIKLHADMFKKHGMTRIRNFDALNDVNNLIYSGKCITDAGLEHEVVVTMMELPPGCDLNAAHNPEFYERILRNILDAGVPFASVCFKDASGTTNPTKVYETFKRARKLLGDNVELRIHSHDTCGTGVAQYKAAIEGGADGVDLGRKPLSGGTAQPDLFSMFHALKGTDYKLALGEDSIVDDHIPELMEANNVAVECLKDYNFPPEARQITTDVIFSPMPGGALTANTLMMRETKTFHLFPKVIENMSECVRRGGFASSVTPVSQFYFQQAYMNTLNQAAGRGTWFKMTEGYGKMLLGYQGKTPCEPDPELVKIAADQFGMKPFKEAYPGIQCAEEILEPGIPKAKKLLEENGLPVNDETIFITGCLQTKAGNKGIEFLKGNRHIGVPKKDPNAAPAVDTKNMKAGAASTYRIALGNQSWDVQVQTLSK, encoded by the coding sequence ATGAAAAAGATCAAGTTCCAAGACACCTCGTTCCGTGATGGCTTCCAGTCCATCTTCGGCGCTCGCGTGTTCATGAAGGACTTCATGCCTGCCGTTGAAGCAGCTGTGAAGGCTGGCATCACCCACTTCGAAGCAGGTGGCGGCGCCCGTTTCCAGGCTCTGTACCAGAACTGCGGCGAAGACGCATTCGACATGATGGATGAATTCCGTCGCGTTGTCGGTCCGAAGATTCGCCTCCAGACTCTCGCTCGCGGTATCAACGTGGTCGCTCTCGCTCCGCAGCCGCGCGATATGATCAAGCTCCATGCCGACATGTTCAAGAAGCACGGCATGACCCGTATTCGTAACTTCGACGCTCTTAACGACGTCAACAACCTCATTTACTCCGGTAAGTGCATCACGGACGCAGGACTTGAACACGAAGTCGTCGTCACCATGATGGAACTTCCTCCGGGATGCGACCTCAACGCCGCCCACAATCCGGAATTCTACGAACGCATCCTCCGCAACATCTTGGACGCCGGTGTTCCGTTCGCTTCCGTCTGCTTCAAGGACGCTTCCGGTACGACGAACCCGACCAAGGTTTACGAAACATTCAAGCGCGCACGTAAGCTCCTCGGCGACAACGTTGAACTCCGCATCCACAGCCATGACACCTGCGGTACCGGTGTGGCTCAGTACAAGGCTGCTATCGAAGGTGGCGCTGATGGCGTCGACCTCGGCCGCAAGCCGCTTTCTGGCGGTACGGCTCAGCCGGACCTCTTCTCCATGTTCCACGCCCTCAAGGGTACGGACTACAAGCTCGCCCTCGGTGAAGACAGCATCGTTGACGATCACATTCCGGAACTCATGGAAGCCAACAACGTCGCTGTTGAATGCCTCAAAGACTACAACTTCCCGCCTGAAGCTCGTCAGATCACTACCGACGTTATCTTCAGCCCGATGCCGGGTGGCGCACTCACGGCTAACACGCTCATGATGCGCGAAACCAAGACCTTCCACCTCTTCCCGAAGGTTATCGAAAACATGAGTGAATGCGTACGCCGCGGTGGCTTTGCTTCCTCCGTGACGCCGGTTTCTCAGTTCTACTTCCAGCAGGCTTACATGAACACATTGAACCAGGCTGCAGGCCGCGGCACGTGGTTCAAGATGACGGAAGGCTACGGCAAGATGCTCCTTGGCTACCAGGGCAAGACTCCTTGCGAACCGGATCCGGAACTCGTGAAGATTGCAGCCGACCAGTTCGGCATGAAGCCGTTCAAGGAAGCCTATCCGGGCATCCAGTGCGCAGAAGAAATTCTCGAACCGGGTATTCCGAAGGCAAAGAAGCTCCTCGAAGAAAATGGTCTCCCGGTCAACGACGAAACCATCTTCATCACGGGCTGCCTCCAGACGAAGGCTGGCAACAAGGGTATCGAATTCCTCAAGGGCAACCGCCACATTGGTGTGCCGAAGAAGGACCCGAATGCAGCACCTGCTGTCGACACCAAGAACATGAAGGCAGGGGCAGCAAGCACCTACCGTATCGCCCTCGGCAACCAGAGCTGGGACGTTCAGGTTCAGACCCTCAGCAAGTAA
- a CDS encoding FISUMP domain-containing protein, with protein sequence MNKKYALAIATSFLAAESVFAAPSGDRTVIACSFDDMFGNSCYWRCPDMDDTFRTEKKDNRCANVLFRCVNYPRSFMRSSVGSSEIWITPDKYNYYFGKLPQEFDCSISDEERAMQASRPTQPAAQPNQYASNKYQNTSTYDESRNLLIDNRDGERYSTVKIGGRVWMAENLKFRLPESYCYDNVTQNCDSYGRLYTWSAAKRACPDGWSLPMGDDLNYQDFNLNNFRVVNGGYYVDGDRYIDLGNRAFFWLGDEKPGDRADAMSFRGQNLETFAFQGRKANAYSVRCIQNWEAACKERLGGVMDNAGKTYRTLKIGDQTWMAEDVILDRLDEMEARNLDRACPRGWHVPEQNEYEQLFSKATEFEIHANDKRVRNNRDTKVNPCSMNFDFKRGYWTSSKNGSEMTYVDWKYNAIREKGTPYFKHGDAYTNKLRCIKNTPSYGAPKPQVTTSQPASQANAANNAANKTVLEKFILQGVTFGVGQSRFTRESTDGLNRLADHLRNYHGKKIEIVSHTDNIDRPERSRVLALKRAEEVKSYLVMSGIPGQDVIATGKGGDEPLVPNTTPDNRMKNNRIEVFVYSFDAPSQAKQPQNSQQKSQSVAEPAPKKCKERDMANNKLGECYSYMEGTKDHRRCMAAYKNLLDLANSKCR encoded by the coding sequence ATGAATAAAAAGTACGCTCTTGCGATAGCGACTTCTTTTTTAGCCGCGGAATCGGTTTTTGCCGCTCCGTCAGGCGATAGAACAGTGATTGCCTGTAGCTTTGACGACATGTTCGGCAATTCTTGCTACTGGCGTTGCCCGGATATGGACGATACGTTTAGAACGGAAAAGAAGGACAATCGTTGCGCCAATGTGCTTTTCAGATGCGTCAATTATCCGCGTTCTTTTATGCGTTCGTCTGTGGGGAGTAGCGAGATTTGGATTACTCCGGATAAGTACAACTATTACTTTGGAAAGCTTCCGCAGGAATTTGATTGTAGTATTTCTGATGAAGAACGTGCGATGCAGGCTTCTCGACCGACTCAGCCTGCGGCCCAGCCGAATCAGTATGCTTCGAACAAGTACCAGAATACTTCGACCTATGATGAATCGAGGAATCTCCTGATCGATAACCGTGATGGCGAACGCTATTCTACGGTGAAGATTGGCGGCCGTGTATGGATGGCTGAAAACCTGAAGTTCCGCTTGCCGGAAAGTTACTGCTATGACAATGTAACCCAGAACTGTGATAGTTACGGACGACTTTATACGTGGAGTGCCGCAAAGAGGGCTTGCCCTGATGGTTGGAGCCTGCCGATGGGTGATGACCTCAACTACCAGGATTTCAATCTGAATAATTTTAGAGTGGTCAATGGGGGGTACTACGTTGATGGTGACCGCTATATTGATTTAGGAAACCGTGCGTTCTTCTGGCTTGGCGACGAAAAGCCGGGTGATCGCGCCGATGCCATGAGCTTTAGAGGCCAGAACCTTGAAACTTTCGCGTTCCAGGGACGCAAGGCGAATGCTTATTCTGTGCGCTGCATCCAGAATTGGGAAGCCGCTTGCAAGGAACGTCTTGGTGGCGTGATGGATAATGCAGGAAAGACTTACAGGACCCTTAAGATTGGTGATCAGACTTGGATGGCTGAAGACGTGATTCTCGACCGCCTGGATGAAATGGAAGCCCGCAATCTTGACCGTGCCTGTCCGCGTGGTTGGCATGTTCCGGAACAGAATGAATACGAACAGCTCTTCTCGAAGGCGACTGAATTTGAAATTCATGCAAATGACAAGCGCGTGAGAAACAATCGCGATACGAAGGTGAACCCGTGCAGCATGAATTTTGACTTCAAGCGCGGCTATTGGACTTCTTCGAAGAACGGTAGCGAAATGACGTATGTGGACTGGAAGTACAATGCTATCCGTGAAAAGGGTACGCCGTACTTTAAGCATGGTGATGCTTATACAAACAAGCTCCGCTGCATCAAAAACACGCCTTCTTACGGTGCGCCGAAGCCACAGGTGACGACGTCTCAGCCTGCATCTCAGGCAAATGCCGCTAATAATGCTGCGAATAAGACTGTCTTGGAAAAGTTCATTTTGCAGGGCGTGACGTTTGGCGTTGGTCAATCCAGATTTACCCGTGAATCTACGGATGGCTTGAATAGGCTTGCTGACCATCTGAGAAATTACCACGGCAAGAAAATTGAAATTGTCTCTCATACGGACAACATTGATCGCCCGGAAAGAAGTCGTGTTCTCGCCCTGAAACGCGCCGAAGAAGTGAAAAGCTACTTGGTGATGTCGGGCATTCCTGGTCAGGATGTTATCGCGACGGGTAAGGGTGGCGATGAACCGCTCGTCCCGAATACGACTCCGGATAACCGAATGAAGAATAACCGTATTGAAGTGTTTGTGTATTCGTTTGATGCACCTTCTCAGGCTAAGCAACCGCAAAATTCTCAGCAGAAATCTCAATCTGTTGCAGAACCTGCTCCGAAAAAGTGCAAGGAACGCGATATGGCAAACAATAAGCTTGGTGAATGCTATTCTTACATGGAAGGCACTAAGGACCACAGAAGGTGCATGGCTGCATACAAGAACTTGCTGGACCTTGCAAATTCGAAGTGCAGATAA
- a CDS encoding tetratricopeptide repeat protein: MAKVVQITAENFEEEVIKASETRAVAILFSSAEYPDCAPYSQLVGQLSTSMDFTLGVVSCDDRENMRLIQMFRVQSVPEIHVVDKGQIADVIQGVLPETDLKKRLEKFYVSEEARFQTALEDAIAQKNFDQALPMLDEALAKNPNDKKLQLLWAKASLGLGDTAKAKDILSKFVESDDQYREAKSLLELLDFHAEVAKKDVQGKEAIVYHEACKLACAEDFESALQAFLNLYIEAPEWNDGAAKKAMLTLFGVLGPKHELTWKYRAKLNTMMFI; the protein is encoded by the coding sequence ATGGCTAAAGTAGTTCAAATTACAGCAGAAAATTTTGAAGAAGAGGTCATCAAGGCCTCCGAAACGCGCGCTGTCGCGATTCTTTTCTCTTCCGCAGAATACCCGGATTGCGCCCCGTACTCCCAGTTGGTAGGCCAGCTATCCACAAGCATGGACTTTACGCTTGGTGTCGTAAGCTGCGACGACCGCGAAAACATGCGCCTTATCCAGATGTTCCGTGTGCAGTCCGTTCCCGAGATTCACGTGGTCGATAAAGGCCAAATTGCAGACGTCATCCAGGGAGTGCTCCCCGAAACAGACCTCAAGAAGCGTCTCGAAAAGTTCTACGTCTCCGAAGAAGCCCGCTTCCAGACCGCTCTCGAAGACGCTATCGCACAAAAGAACTTCGACCAGGCGCTCCCGATGCTCGACGAAGCTCTCGCCAAGAACCCAAACGACAAGAAACTCCAGCTCCTGTGGGCAAAAGCAAGCCTTGGTCTCGGCGATACAGCAAAGGCAAAAGATATCCTCTCCAAGTTTGTCGAAAGCGACGACCAGTACCGCGAAGCCAAATCGCTTTTGGAACTTCTCGACTTCCACGCTGAAGTTGCCAAGAAGGATGTCCAGGGTAAAGAAGCTATCGTCTATCACGAAGCTTGCAAGCTAGCCTGCGCCGAAGATTTTGAAAGTGCTCTCCAGGCATTCCTGAACCTGTATATCGAAGCTCCAGAATGGAATGACGGCGCCGCCAAGAAAGCCATGCTCACGCTCTTCGGCGTTCTCGGCCCAAAGCACGAACTCACCTGGAAGTACCGCGCAAAGCTCAACACGATGATGTTCATCTAA
- a CDS encoding CIA30 family protein: MKKSYTILAIIAIIVVAIYVMLPKERFAETVFPLGDGAKVSAYDDNADGGMSAVQFKSADSLVSFQCALGLDEKKSAWCGLVFNFDPNGEKKYHNWKNVDTLYLDIDIAGTNEINVKTWTFDPDVTDLKHPETFRLLLKEVPVKPGRNQIAIPFEQLYIPDFWYNDRGVKRSRNRPHHESVARVEISAGWNQPRGKNFTVNVREISVSGTSNRAYGIFLFIILGLMIVAIGRSHPVKEYDEKK, translated from the coding sequence ATGAAAAAATCATATACGATTTTAGCAATCATTGCGATTATTGTTGTTGCCATCTATGTCATGCTTCCGAAAGAGCGATTTGCTGAAACGGTGTTTCCACTAGGGGATGGTGCAAAAGTATCTGCTTATGACGATAATGCAGACGGGGGGATGTCTGCGGTCCAGTTTAAGTCAGCTGATTCACTGGTGTCGTTCCAGTGTGCGCTGGGCTTGGACGAAAAGAAGTCTGCCTGGTGTGGGCTTGTTTTCAACTTTGACCCGAATGGTGAAAAGAAGTATCACAACTGGAAAAATGTCGATACGCTTTATCTGGATATCGATATTGCTGGGACGAATGAAATCAACGTAAAGACGTGGACTTTTGACCCTGACGTGACGGACTTGAAGCATCCCGAGACATTCCGGTTGTTGCTGAAGGAAGTGCCGGTAAAGCCGGGCCGTAACCAGATTGCAATTCCGTTTGAACAACTTTATATTCCTGATTTCTGGTACAATGACCGTGGCGTAAAGCGTTCCCGTAATCGCCCGCATCATGAGAGCGTTGCGCGCGTAGAAATCTCGGCAGGCTGGAATCAGCCACGCGGTAAAAATTTTACTGTAAATGTCCGTGAAATTTCGGTGAGCGGGACGAGCAACAGGGCTTATGGTATATTCCTGTTTATTATTCTTGGACTTATGATCGTGGCGATTGGACGTAGCCACCCAGTGAAGGAGTACGATGAAAAAAAGTAG
- a CDS encoding AI-2E family transporter, with translation MQRNWTLDRVMRYVLIAAAVAVSLVVLNYLSGVLFPFFAAFLIAYIMDPLVCRLQIKFRYRVIAVVVVLLGAAVIIGGCMYFFVPKVVHEVQYLGTLISRIFTDSTWSDRIMTFLPADTWASVKAMISWNSIAEAMESLDVWSVVQTVSDRILPGAWDVLSKTSTIIMGVSSAAVVFMYLVFIMLDMHKIRKGIRRLIPRRYRREAGEFASATDKFMGTYFRAQSMVAFTVGVLYAIGFSVMGLPMGMAFGLFSGALNMIPYMQLTTIPLALLLAVVYALDKGMPFWEVALIILTIYLVVQIIQDFFLVPHIVGKSMNLPPVGILLSLSIWGKLLGFLGLLVAIPFTCICLVYVEKLRTRADQYVEDAGRLAPKA, from the coding sequence ATGCAAAGAAATTGGACGCTTGATAGGGTGATGCGCTATGTGCTGATTGCTGCGGCTGTAGCGGTTTCCCTTGTTGTACTTAATTATTTGAGTGGGGTCTTGTTCCCGTTTTTTGCGGCGTTCTTGATTGCCTATATTATGGACCCGCTTGTCTGTAGATTGCAGATAAAATTTCGCTATCGCGTAATTGCCGTTGTGGTAGTGTTGCTGGGCGCAGCCGTAATTATTGGCGGTTGTATGTATTTCTTTGTTCCTAAAGTAGTGCATGAAGTTCAATATCTTGGAACACTTATTTCCAGGATTTTTACGGATTCGACCTGGAGCGACCGTATCATGACTTTCTTGCCTGCGGATACGTGGGCGTCTGTTAAGGCCATGATTTCCTGGAATAGCATTGCCGAGGCGATGGAATCGCTGGATGTGTGGAGCGTTGTCCAGACTGTTTCGGATAGAATTTTGCCAGGTGCTTGGGATGTCCTTTCAAAAACATCGACAATCATTATGGGCGTTTCCAGTGCGGCCGTTGTGTTTATGTACCTTGTCTTCATTATGCTCGATATGCATAAAATAAGAAAGGGAATTCGCCGCTTGATTCCGAGACGTTACCGTCGTGAAGCTGGAGAATTTGCTAGCGCTACGGACAAGTTTATGGGAACGTACTTCCGTGCGCAATCGATGGTTGCTTTTACGGTCGGCGTTCTTTATGCAATCGGTTTTAGCGTGATGGGACTCCCGATGGGAATGGCTTTTGGACTTTTCTCTGGGGCGTTGAACATGATCCCTTATATGCAGCTGACGACCATTCCGCTCGCCTTACTACTGGCGGTGGTTTACGCTCTGGACAAGGGAATGCCGTTCTGGGAAGTGGCTCTTATCATTCTCACGATTTACCTTGTTGTGCAGATCATCCAGGACTTCTTCTTGGTGCCGCACATTGTCGGCAAGTCCATGAATCTACCTCCAGTTGGGATTCTTTTGTCCCTTTCGATCTGGGGAAAGCTTCTTGGTTTTTTGGGCCTTCTGGTGGCGATCCCGTTCACGTGCATCTGCCTTGTGTATGTAGAGAAATTAAGGACTAGGGCTGATCAATATGTGGAGGATGCGGGCAGACTGGCGCCAAAGGCTTGA
- a CDS encoding HU family DNA-binding protein, which produces MNKQDLIEAVLANKEAGIESKAAAARAIDAVLDGIAAGIKKDGNVQLIGFGTFSVKSRAARTGRNPQTGATIKIKASKTVGFKAGAALKETAAKNKPAKK; this is translated from the coding sequence ATGAACAAACAAGATCTCATTGAAGCCGTGCTCGCTAACAAGGAAGCTGGCATTGAATCTAAGGCTGCTGCAGCTCGCGCTATCGACGCAGTTCTCGATGGCATTGCCGCTGGCATCAAGAAGGATGGCAACGTCCAGCTCATCGGTTTCGGTACTTTCTCTGTGAAGTCCCGCGCTGCACGTACTGGCCGCAATCCGCAGACTGGTGCAACCATCAAGATCAAGGCTTCCAAGACTGTCGGCTTCAAGGCTGGTGCAGCTCTCAAGGAAACTGCTGCTAAGAACAAGCCGGCTAAGAAGTAA
- the carB gene encoding carbamoyl-phosphate synthase large subunit, with the protein MKIEGIDKVLIIGSGPIVIGQACEFDYSGTQACKALREQGYKIVLVNSNPATIMTDPVMADATYIEPLNVARLTQIIEKERPQALLPNLGGQTGLNLASALSKAGVLDKYGVKVIGVNLDAIERGEDREIFKETMQKLGIDTPRSGICHSVEEAEKIVSEIGYPVVVRPAYTMGGAGGGFCYNVEELRTICSNGLELSMTHQCLIEESILGWEELEVEVVRDSKNQMIAICFIENIDPVGVHTGDSFCAAPFLTIDKKLEEELKEKAFKIVESIGVIGGTNVQFAHDPKTGRVVIIEINPRTSRSSALASKATGFPIALISAKLAAGLTLDQIPYWRDGSLEKYTPSGDYVVLKFARWAFEKFRGVDDCLGTQMKAVGEVMAIGKTYKETLQKAIRGLENGRSGLGFAKDFNKKSKEELLEMMKTASSERHFQMYEAIRKGATDEEIFAATYEKAYFVQQMRELVELEEEMLKTPGRLPADELLIKAKKDGFSDKYIAKILGIREKDVRKKRTELGVVEGWCAVPVSGVKDQYYYYSTYNCKDESTASNNPKKIMILGGGPNRIGQGIEFDYCCCHAAMALREMGYETIMVNCNPETVSTDYDTSDKLYFEPVSLEDVLQIYHKEKPAGVIVQFGGQTPLNIARALSDEGVKILGTSIDSIDIAEDRDLFRKMMDQLGIPMPESGMATNIDEALACVKQIGGYPVMIRPSFVLGGRGMEVIYDENMLREYVAKAVGVTPDRPLLIDRFLHNALECEADALSDGEHVYIPSVMEHVELAGVHSGDSACIIPPVTITKENLATIKDYTRKIAEALHVCGLMNMQYAIEDGKVFVLEANPRASRTVPLVSKVCNTQMARLATRLMLGAKLEDLKLKDKKFKHHGAKEAVFPFDKFPKVDPVLGPEMRSTGEVLGLSDDYALAYYKSQEAAGSFLPSEGAVLISLSDKVNLSEQAIEIGKEFQKLGFKIYATEGTAKFYEAAGVKCEVVNKIAEGRPNVLDIILNKQVNLIINTPWAKRDAIKDESAIRKAAIKYKVPYITTLAGAYNTVKGIAAARNGHGAVKSLQEYHASIEEV; encoded by the coding sequence ATGAAGATTGAAGGCATCGACAAAGTCCTTATCATCGGTTCTGGCCCGATCGTGATCGGTCAGGCTTGCGAATTCGACTATTCCGGCACCCAGGCTTGCAAGGCCCTGCGCGAACAGGGTTACAAGATTGTGCTCGTGAACTCTAACCCGGCTACCATCATGACCGACCCGGTCATGGCCGATGCCACCTACATCGAACCGCTGAACGTCGCCCGCCTCACGCAGATTATCGAAAAGGAACGCCCGCAGGCTCTCCTCCCGAACTTGGGCGGCCAGACTGGTTTGAACCTCGCCTCTGCTTTGAGCAAGGCTGGCGTCTTGGACAAGTACGGCGTGAAGGTCATCGGTGTGAATCTCGACGCTATCGAACGCGGCGAAGACCGTGAAATCTTCAAGGAAACCATGCAGAAGCTCGGTATCGACACCCCGCGCTCCGGCATTTGCCACTCTGTGGAAGAAGCCGAAAAGATTGTGTCTGAAATCGGCTACCCGGTGGTGGTTCGCCCGGCATACACCATGGGCGGTGCAGGCGGCGGTTTCTGCTACAACGTGGAAGAACTCCGCACCATTTGCAGTAACGGTCTTGAACTCTCGATGACGCACCAGTGCCTTATCGAAGAATCCATCCTCGGTTGGGAAGAACTCGAAGTTGAAGTGGTTCGCGATTCCAAGAACCAGATGATTGCCATCTGCTTCATCGAAAACATCGACCCGGTGGGCGTACATACCGGCGACTCCTTCTGCGCAGCCCCGTTCCTCACCATCGACAAGAAGCTCGAAGAAGAACTGAAGGAAAAGGCTTTCAAGATTGTGGAAAGCATCGGCGTGATTGGCGGTACCAACGTCCAGTTCGCTCACGACCCGAAGACCGGCCGCGTGGTGATTATCGAAATCAACCCGCGTACCAGCCGCTCTTCTGCACTCGCTTCCAAGGCTACCGGCTTCCCGATTGCCCTCATTTCTGCAAAGCTCGCCGCAGGCCTCACCCTCGACCAGATTCCGTACTGGCGCGACGGAAGCCTCGAAAAGTACACCCCGAGCGGTGACTATGTTGTGCTCAAGTTTGCTCGCTGGGCATTCGAAAAGTTCCGCGGCGTCGATGACTGCCTCGGCACCCAGATGAAGGCCGTGGGCGAAGTCATGGCTATCGGCAAGACCTACAAGGAAACCCTCCAGAAGGCTATCCGCGGCCTCGAAAACGGTCGCTCCGGCCTCGGCTTTGCGAAGGACTTCAACAAGAAGAGCAAGGAAGAACTCCTCGAAATGATGAAGACCGCTTCTTCTGAACGTCACTTCCAGATGTACGAAGCCATCCGTAAGGGTGCTACCGACGAAGAAATCTTCGCCGCCACCTACGAAAAGGCTTACTTCGTGCAGCAGATGCGCGAACTCGTGGAACTCGAAGAAGAAATGCTCAAGACTCCGGGCCGCCTGCCTGCCGATGAACTCCTCATCAAGGCCAAGAAGGACGGCTTCAGCGACAAGTACATCGCGAAGATTCTCGGCATCCGCGAAAAGGACGTGCGCAAGAAGCGTACCGAACTCGGCGTGGTCGAAGGCTGGTGCGCAGTGCCGGTTAGCGGCGTGAAGGACCAGTACTACTACTACAGCACCTACAACTGCAAGGACGAATCTACCGCTTCTAACAACCCGAAGAAGATCATGATTCTCGGCGGTGGCCCGAACAGAATCGGCCAGGGTATCGAATTCGACTACTGCTGCTGCCACGCTGCAATGGCTCTTCGCGAAATGGGTTACGAAACCATCATGGTGAACTGCAACCCGGAAACGGTTTCTACCGACTACGATACTTCCGACAAGCTGTACTTCGAACCGGTCAGCCTCGAAGACGTTCTCCAGATTTACCACAAGGAAAAGCCGGCTGGCGTGATCGTGCAGTTCGGTGGCCAGACCCCGCTGAACATCGCCCGCGCTTTGAGCGACGAAGGCGTCAAGATTCTTGGTACGAGCATCGACTCCATCGATATCGCCGAAGACCGCGACCTGTTCCGCAAGATGATGGACCAGCTCGGCATCCCGATGCCGGAAAGCGGCATGGCCACGAACATCGACGAAGCCCTCGCTTGCGTCAAGCAGATCGGCGGCTACCCGGTGATGATCCGTCCGAGCTTCGTGCTTGGCGGCCGCGGCATGGAAGTCATTTACGATGAAAACATGCTCCGCGAATACGTGGCGAAGGCCGTGGGCGTGACCCCGGATCGCCCGCTCCTCATCGACCGCTTCCTCCACAACGCTTTGGAATGCGAAGCCGACGCCCTCTCTGACGGCGAACATGTTTACATCCCGTCTGTGATGGAACACGTCGAACTTGCCGGTGTCCATTCCGGTGACTCCGCTTGCATTATCCCGCCGGTGACCATCACTAAGGAAAACCTCGCAACCATCAAGGATTACACCAGGAAGATTGCCGAAGCCCTCCATGTTTGCGGCCTCATGAACATGCAGTACGCCATCGAAGACGGCAAGGTGTTCGTGCTCGAAGCAAACCCGCGCGCAAGCCGCACGGTGCCTCTGGTCTCCAAGGTTTGTAACACGCAGATGGCCCGCCTCGCAACCCGCCTGATGCTCGGCGCCAAGCTCGAAGACTTGAAGCTCAAGGACAAGAAGTTCAAGCATCACGGTGCCAAGGAAGCCGTGTTCCCGTTCGACAAGTTCCCGAAGGTGGACCCGGTTCTCGGCCCCGAAATGCGCTCCACCGGCGAAGTCCTCGGCCTCTCCGACGACTACGCCCTCGCTTACTACAAGAGCCAGGAAGCCGCCGGTTCCTTCCTCCCGTCCGAAGGCGCTGTGCTCATCAGCCTTTCTGACAAGGTGAACCTCTCCGAACAGGCAATTGAAATCGGTAAGGAATTCCAGAAGCTTGGCTTCAAGATTTACGCAACCGAAGGTACCGCCAAGTTCTACGAAGCTGCCGGTGTCAAGTGCGAAGTGGTGAACAAGATTGCTGAAGGTCGCCCGAACGTTCTCGATATCATCCTGAACAAGCAGGTGAACCTCATCATCAACACGCCGTGGGCAAAGCGCGACGCCATCAAGGACGAAAGCGCTATCCGCAAGGCCGCCATCAAGTACAAGGTCCCGTACATCACGACCCTCGCCGGTGCCTACAACACCGTCAAGGGCATCGCCGCCGCTCGTAATGGTCATGGTGCTGTGAAGTCTCTCCAAGAGTATCACGCAAGCATCGAAGAGGTGTAA